The DNA sequence GAGTGCCCAGGCCTTTCGGCCCGACCTTTTTCAACGAGGCGCAGGCGTCGTGCATCCGTTCCGTCACCTCGTTCAGCCTTCGCAGCAAGTCCGCCATGCCGTCATCAGCGTGGCCGAAATCAGACATCAACCCTCCTTGATTTGTTGGCCTCTTGGGCGCGGATGGAGGTGCGTCTTGTGCACCAGGGCGCGCCTCGGTGACTGTAAGTCAAGTCTCATGGCTGAGCAAGATTTTGACAGAGACTGTCATGTCGGTGAGTGTGGGGGGTGTTGTGCCGGGCGTTCACCTCGCCCGGCGCGGCGGTCGTGGCCATGGGCGGTGGTCGCTGACGGTGAGGCTGGGCATGAGCCTGGTCGTTTGCTTCTACATTCAACTGCTCAGGGAGGGTGAGGAGTTGGGATCGTTCGTGGTGTGCGCGCACCTACCTGTCGGTAGTCTTGCACGGCTTGATGTAGGGACCATGGAGTGGGTGGACGAGGGATGGGGCGGAAGTGGGGGCACAGTCCGCGAGCGACAGGCTGAAGGTGGAGCTCGGCACGCTCAAGACCTTCAAAGGGCGTATCGACGAAGCGCTAAGCAGGCTGGGTGGTTCGGAAGCGGACCCGTCACACGTGGAGCAAGCGACCTTCGATCAGGGGCATCTGGGCAAGGGCTTCGACGCGGTAGGGGCGCTGTACGGCGCCTACCGGGCCGTGCATCAGGACCTGGCCGCTCTGTCGAAGCTGCTCGCCGACCAGATCGAGGCCCTGAGCCTGGCCGTGCAAGGGGCGCACAACGGCTACCAGGAGACGGACCGGGAGCACCAGCGCCGCATATGGGCGGTCCAGCAGGAGGTCGCGAAGCACTACGACCCGAAGCTGGATCCGCACGGGTCCAAGGGCGGCGATCCGGGTCACACGGGCGGGGACCACGACAAGGGGGGCATGTGACATGAAGGGTCAGGAGAACGGTGCGAACCCCGGCTCGGCCAGGCCCACGTTCACGCCGGCCGTGGTTCCCGACTTCGGCACGTACTCCCACGAGCAGCTGCTCGCCATGGTCGAGCACGCCGACGAGCACAAGATCAGGGCCATCGGGCTCAGGCTCCAGGAGGCGGCTCAGACGATCGGTGAGGTGGGGCAAGGGCTCAAGGAGCACATGGGCCGCCTGGAGTGGGACGGCGAGGGCGCCCGGGCCTTCCAAGCCTGGGGTGCCGACATGTCCAACGCCACCCTGTACTTGAGCGGTTACAGCGAGAAGGTCGGCATGTGGATCTGTGCCGCCGCCAACGCCCTCAGCGCGGCCCAGAAGATGCCGCCCGTCCCGGCCGACGCCAAGGCGAAGGTGGACAAGTTCGACCGGCTCAACCCCGGGCTGCGTGCCGACCCCGGCAGGTTCCACGACACGCGGACTCTCTATGCCAAGGACGGCCCCAGCCCCGCGGAGGTGACGACCGCGCTCACCAAACTCCGCCAGGAGCACGACCACGCGGCCGAGGCGATGACGCGGCTCGCCCAGGCGTACAACGACTCCGGCGACGAGATCACCAAGGGGGTGCGGCCGAACTTTCCGCCGATGCCGGCGACGATGTTGCCTCCGTCGTTCATCAACGATGCTGAGCACATCAGTCTGGACGGGGCAGGTGGTGGCGGTGGCGGCGGGGACGGCACCGCTGGCCACGTCGACAAGGGCGGGCCCGCAGCCGGGGACGGTACGACGGGTACTGCCGAGGCCGGTGGGGCTGCCGCAAGTGGCGGGAGGACCGTTCCGCCGGTGAGCCGTGCGGATTCCTCGACGAGAGTGGACGGAGGCGTGCCCGTTCCTACGGTGCCGGCGACTCCTGACGTACCGGCGACTCCCACCGTGCCGGACGGCGGGCAGCCGGTGCCCACCACACCGACCGGCCCGACACCCACGGGACCGGCGTCCCCACCGCACCGGCCCAACAGGTCCGTTCCCGGCGTTCCAGGCCTGCCCCCCACGTGGCCCGGCCGCGTGCCGTCGGCGCCGAAGCAGGGCGGTGACCCGGGCCCGGCAGGTTCCCGGCGCGGAACGGTACCGCCGGTGGAGGGAGCTCCGGGCGGTCGCGTGGGCGCGCCGGCCGCCAGGATGCCTGCCGTGGCGCTCCCGCCCACAGGTGGCGAGGCAACTCCAGTGGCCCCCCGAAAGCCGTTCGACGGTGTGCTGGGTGGTCGCCCCGCCCCTAGGGCATCCGAAGCAGGGCTTCCCGCAGGGCCTCGCGGAACGGTCGTCGGTGCGGAGTCCGGGGCAGCCGGTGCGGTGGGTCAGGGCCGTCCCAGTATGGGAGTCGGCCCTGGCCCCGGCGGGACACCGGGTGCGGGAGGCGCCGGTCGGGGCGCGAACCGGACGGGCGGCCGACGTCTCGCCTCCGAAAGTGGGGGAGAGGTCGGTGGCCGGACGGTCCAGGGAGCCGTCTCGGAAGGCCGCCCCTTCACCCGGGGCGGATCGGGTCTCGTGCGTGGTCACCGGGACAAGGGACGCGGCCATGACGATGGCGGTAGCGCCAGCCGCCGGTCCGGCCACTTCGTCGAGGAGGAGCAGGGAGCGGGAGAGGAACGCAGGCCGTTTTCCCTGTGATCGACTGAACCTGCCGCAGGAAGAGGGCACTTGTGAGCATGGCTGATACCGGAAACCGCAGTCGATGGACGGGCGTGGTGGGGGGTCTCACGGCCTTCACTCTTGTGGTATTCACTGCCGGAACGGCCCGGGCGGACACTGTCAGGGATCTTCAGTGGTATCTCGACGGCATGCACGCCGAGGAGATGTGGGAAACCAGTAAGGGAGCTGGGGTGACGGTGGCCGTCATCGACACCGGCGTCGACGACAGCCTTCCCGACCTACGGGGACAGGTGCTGCCCGGCAAGGATTTTCTGCCCACTGGGGCGGGCGCTCATACGGACACCTTTGGCCACGGCACGGCCATGGCTGTACTCATCGCCGGCACGGGCAAGGGATTCGGCGGGACGGGGGCCAAGGGGCTGGCCCCGGATGCCAAAATCCTGCCTTTCCGCGTCATGAGTTCTTCGGACGGCTGGGCCTCCGAGAACACCGCCTTGGTCAAGGCTGTCCGCTACGCGGCGGATTCACCGGCGAAAGTCATCAACATCTCGCTCGCCGGCATAGCCCGGGACTCCGAACTGGATGACGCCGTCCGGTACGCGGTCTCCAAGGGAAAACTGATCTTCGCCGGATCGGGCAATGAAGCGCAGCGGGGCAACCCTGTCGTCTACCCGGCGGCGTCCCCTGGCGTGGTCGCGGTCGGTGCGGTTGACAGGCACGTACGCGTGACGGCGGAGTCATCACGTGGCCCTTACGTGACGTTGGCGGCCCCGGGCGACGACATGGTCCACAGTTGCCCCGGAAGCACCGGCATCTGTCGCAGCCACGGCACCAGCGACGCCAGCGCCCTGGCCTCCGCCTCCGCCGCCCTCCTCTGGTCCGCTCACCCGGACTGGACGGCCAACCAGGTCCTCCGTGTCCTCATCAACACCGCTGGCGGCCCGAAGAGCGGCGAGAAGCGGAGCGACACGCTTGGTTACGGCGTGGTCCGGCCGCGGGTCGCCCTCAAGGATCCTGGCGACCCCGGGCCGGCGGACGTCAATCCGCTGACAGGAGCGCAGGGCGCGTCTCCGACTACCTCCTCGCCCCCGCCCGCCCGAGGCGCGGGCGCTTCCATCCGCTCCCATCCCGGGAGGGCAGAGGCGGGTGATGCAGGAGGAGACACCGGGCTGTGGCTTGGAGTTGGAGTCGGAGCGGCGGTGGTGGTCAGCGCGGCGGTGGCCGCGCTCGGCCTGATCACACGCAGACGGAGGCGACATGCGTAGGAACCGCCTCGTCCTATGCGTGCGCCCCGACAGAACACGTGCTCTCTGACGACAAGCCCATCTGCCCGGTCTTCCTTCTTCGACGGGGATGACACCACTCACCAAGCCGTACATGAGTACGTGTACCCATGCGGTACCAGGGCGTTGCGCGATAGCAATAGGGACAGTCGGGGAGTGAGTGATCCCCGACGTCAATGTGAAAAGTCCGTGGACAAGGAGGCCTGGGTGCCGCCCCAGTCTTTGGGAAAAGATTTCGAAATTCAGCCGGAGGATGTCGCCAAAGCAGGCGAGGCTGCGCATCGCGTGGCCAAGGCCATGCCAGAGGGTGTCAAGGGATTATACAAAC is a window from the Streptomyces mobaraensis genome containing:
- the mycP gene encoding type VII secretion-associated serine protease mycosin, yielding MADTGNRSRWTGVVGGLTAFTLVVFTAGTARADTVRDLQWYLDGMHAEEMWETSKGAGVTVAVIDTGVDDSLPDLRGQVLPGKDFLPTGAGAHTDTFGHGTAMAVLIAGTGKGFGGTGAKGLAPDAKILPFRVMSSSDGWASENTALVKAVRYAADSPAKVINISLAGIARDSELDDAVRYAVSKGKLIFAGSGNEAQRGNPVVYPAASPGVVAVGAVDRHVRVTAESSRGPYVTLAAPGDDMVHSCPGSTGICRSHGTSDASALASASAALLWSAHPDWTANQVLRVLINTAGGPKSGEKRSDTLGYGVVRPRVALKDPGDPGPADVNPLTGAQGASPTTSSPPPARGAGASIRSHPGRAEAGDAGGDTGLWLGVGVGAAVVVSAAVAALGLITRRRRRHA